The following proteins are co-located in the Dehalococcoidales bacterium genome:
- a CDS encoding type II toxin-antitoxin system PemK/MazF family toxin translates to MLRGEIWWAELPPPVGRRPVLLLSRDAAYSVRTSVTTAVITRTIRDIPVEVVLGQEDGMPVKCVVNLDNIITIPKARLIERITTLSTGKMTAVVQAITFALDLWT, encoded by the coding sequence ATGCTCCGGGGTGAGATATGGTGGGCTGAACTACCTCCGCCTGTTGGCAGACGCCCGGTTCTTTTACTATCCAGAGATGCCGCGTATAGTGTGAGAACGTCGGTTACTACCGCCGTAATTACGCGTACCATCCGTGATATTCCTGTTGAAGTGGTACTTGGGCAGGAAGACGGGATGCCGGTTAAGTGTGTGGTGAACCTGGATAACATCATCACCATTCCTAAGGCCAGGTTAATTGAACGAATTACTACACTGTCTACCGGGAAGATGACTGCAGTGGTGCAAGCAATTACTTTTGCTCTTGACCTGTGGACTTGA
- a CDS encoding 4Fe-4S dicluster domain-containing protein has translation MCEECMSHALATVYGEEQARWYFSPHAYDHEAFLASLDKEIEYGAQYEILNAVNPGKYGVEWVKKVVQGGRTAQVVTLEEALELLRIAAEANKEDEDFRCINMSCICKRTRGGDISEPVCMFFLHRAKPEDPHDREGRHAGQRVFKTGEQETFYEFDAADSDKMRELLLDFEKRLGLVHTVFTIGFPYIITLCNCEMPYCHSMRQRFLYGIPEAFVEGHYVASVNNDRCTGCGKCQQQCSFGAIRLDRALKKVTTMVTRCMGCGICRSVCPTDAIEMVEREKVTLLPAREPVGLQKLHKEGVEKEVKK, from the coding sequence ATGTGTGAAGAGTGTATGAGTCATGCTTTGGCAACTGTCTACGGTGAGGAGCAGGCCAGGTGGTACTTCAGTCCACACGCCTATGACCACGAAGCGTTCCTGGCATCGCTGGACAAAGAGATAGAATATGGGGCCCAGTACGAGATTCTGAATGCCGTCAATCCGGGGAAATACGGAGTTGAATGGGTGAAAAAGGTGGTCCAGGGCGGGCGTACGGCCCAGGTCGTCACCCTGGAGGAAGCACTCGAACTCTTACGCATAGCTGCGGAGGCGAACAAAGAGGATGAGGACTTCCGCTGCATAAACATGTCGTGTATCTGTAAAAGGACCCGGGGTGGTGATATCAGCGAGCCGGTGTGCATGTTTTTCCTGCACCGCGCGAAGCCTGAGGACCCCCATGACAGGGAGGGCAGGCATGCCGGGCAGCGTGTCTTCAAGACGGGAGAGCAAGAGACCTTTTACGAGTTTGACGCCGCAGACTCAGACAAGATGAGGGAGCTGCTACTGGACTTCGAGAAAAGACTGGGGCTGGTACATACTGTATTTACGATTGGTTTTCCCTATATCATCACCTTATGTAATTGCGAGATGCCCTATTGTCACTCCATGAGGCAGCGGTTTCTGTACGGTATTCCGGAGGCATTCGTCGAGGGGCACTATGTGGCCAGCGTGAACAATGACAGGTGTACCGGATGCGGCAAGTGCCAGCAGCAATGCAGCTTTGGGGCCATCAGGTTAGACCGGGCGCTGAAGAAGGTTACTACTATGGTTACCAGATGCATGGGGTGTGGTATATGTCGCAGTGTGTGCCCCACCGATGCTATTGAGATGGTGGAGCGTGAGAAGGTAACACTGCTGCCGGCACGGGAACCGGTCGGTCTGCAGAAGCTGCACAAGGAGGGCGTGGAAAAGGAGGTTAAGAAATGA
- a CDS encoding 4Fe-4S binding protein — MREDIERIRKADTSGYPELKILEEYKRAPLITIGEECTQPQECRKCMEICAPKVFLLAPDARIVSHTKYPLIRTGWEERGHDAMRIIAAEPTLCTSCMACVRVCPLDCITIETPAE, encoded by the coding sequence ATGAGAGAGGATATCGAGCGTATCCGCAAAGCAGACACCTCCGGATATCCTGAACTGAAGATATTGGAAGAGTACAAACGGGCCCCACTAATCACTATCGGTGAAGAGTGCACACAACCCCAGGAATGCCGCAAGTGCATGGAGATATGTGCCCCGAAGGTGTTTCTTCTAGCCCCCGATGCCAGGATAGTATCGCATACAAAGTATCCCTTAATCAGGACGGGTTGGGAGGAGAGGGGACATGATGCGATGAGGATAATCGCAGCGGAACCCACATTATGCACGTCCTGTATGGCCTGTGTGCGGGTGTGCCCGCTCGATTGTATAACCATCGAGACACCTGCGGAGTAA
- a CDS encoding ribbon-helix-helix protein, CopG family, with amino-acid sequence MAKKVIQVPVDEGLLEELDNLSRKQRRARSELIRQACRTYLRQAKQEEMDKVYKLGYQRIPEEAELGEAQVTAVGETISRESW; translated from the coding sequence ATGGCCAAGAAAGTGATACAGGTTCCTGTCGACGAGGGGCTTCTGGAGGAGTTGGACAATCTTTCCAGGAAGCAGCGTAGAGCCAGGTCAGAACTGATTCGCCAGGCTTGCCGGACTTACTTGCGGCAGGCCAAACAGGAAGAAATGGATAAAGTCTACAAGCTGGGATATCAGAGAATCCCGGAGGAAGCGGAACTGGGTGAAGCTCAGGTAACTGCGGTCGGAGAGACGATATCCAGGGAGTCATGGTAA
- a CDS encoding DUF1326 domain-containing protein — translation MTEEKLEWMVSGDCVEGCTSPPVCPGYWASPFPKDLHDGVSQCEGVWSFNIRKGYYRDINLDGLKVCYTFNAPAGFPEVMGPWRCIIYIDDAANDGQAEALEKIYRECWARMGEVLKVKRGEISFTRELIDGGPAARHAVEIKGVYNFKMDPLLTGMDKKPRYIVSGFGGKIYVGKSEINEFKDADLPHTWNRPGMSCTYHDFTLSPKKPFWQP, via the coding sequence ATGACCGAGGAAAAGCTTGAATGGATGGTGAGTGGCGACTGTGTGGAGGGCTGCACTTCGCCGCCTGTCTGCCCCGGGTACTGGGCATCACCTTTTCCCAAAGACTTGCATGACGGCGTAAGCCAGTGCGAAGGGGTATGGTCTTTCAATATCAGGAAGGGATATTATCGGGATATTAACCTGGACGGCCTGAAGGTATGCTATACCTTCAATGCTCCCGCAGGGTTCCCCGAAGTAATGGGGCCGTGGAGGTGTATCATCTATATAGATGATGCGGCAAACGATGGACAGGCAGAGGCCCTGGAGAAGATTTACAGAGAATGCTGGGCACGTATGGGAGAGGTGCTCAAGGTTAAGAGGGGAGAAATTTCATTTACCAGGGAGCTGATAGATGGCGGTCCGGCAGCCAGACATGCCGTGGAGATAAAGGGAGTCTATAACTTCAAAATGGATCCCCTGCTGACAGGGATGGATAAAAAGCCAAGATACATCGTCTCCGGGTTTGGTGGTAAAATATACGTAGGTAAGTCCGAGATAAACGAATTCAAGGATGCCGACCTTCCCCATACCTGGAACCGGCCCGGAATGAGCTGCACTTATCATGACTTCACCCTTAGTCCGAAAAAACCCTTCTGGCAGCCATAG
- a CDS encoding DUF5679 domain-containing protein, with the protein MEAYCMKCRAKREMKDARAITMKNGKPATQGICPQCGTKMFRIGKS; encoded by the coding sequence ATGGAAGCATACTGCATGAAGTGCCGTGCCAAGAGAGAGATGAAGGACGCCAGGGCAATCACCATGAAGAACGGAAAACCGGCAACACAAGGTATCTGCCCTCAGTGTGGCACCAAGATGTTCCGAATCGGCAAGAGTTGA
- a CDS encoding DUF5679 domain-containing protein → MINIIGVHLERGYRRLEAYCFKCRKKVDIKNAEKVTLKNGRPATRGVCPACGTKVFRIGKG, encoded by the coding sequence GTGATAAACATAATTGGGGTTCATCTTGAAAGGGGGTACCGGCGGTTGGAGGCGTATTGTTTCAAGTGCAGAAAGAAAGTAGACATCAAGAACGCAGAGAAGGTTACCCTGAAGAACGGTAGACCGGCTACGCGAGGGGTGTGCCCCGCGTGCGGAACCAAGGTCTTCCGTATCGGGAAGGGCTAG